One part of the Mangrovibacillus cuniculi genome encodes these proteins:
- a CDS encoding PH domain-containing protein, with translation MFKKLAADALGLSDIGKIISPQDYDKTDSDDYVFEEDSEKIYFLIKTKADEYCFTNLALIHVDGENAISSKRTLKRYPYAKYPISNVFLETAGKVDLDVEIKFRMGNVDFDIDVHKEQIELLKDLYKTLLRIAEMVEENNTRFGFAENSLQNAAKVLTSSRSEEQSLSAEFKQITEYGFSFLEEAHQNYRRKDFGAVFEKYLNN, from the coding sequence ATGTTTAAAAAATTAGCAGCAGACGCATTAGGACTATCTGATATCGGAAAGATTATTTCCCCACAAGACTATGATAAAACAGATTCAGACGACTACGTTTTTGAAGAGGACTCGGAGAAAATCTACTTCTTGATCAAGACAAAAGCGGATGAGTATTGCTTCACAAACTTAGCGCTAATACACGTAGATGGAGAAAATGCCATCTCATCTAAACGTACACTTAAGCGTTACCCTTATGCAAAATATCCTATCTCAAACGTATTCCTAGAAACAGCTGGTAAAGTGGACCTAGACGTAGAAATTAAATTCCGTATGGGAAATGTGGATTTTGATATCGACGTTCACAAAGAACAAATCGAACTACTAAAAGACCTATACAAAACATTACTTCGCATTGCTGAAATGGTAGAAGAAAACAACACGCGTTTCGGCTTCGCGGAAAACAGCCTGCAAAACGCTGCAAAGGTACTAACAAGCTCTCGTTCCGAAGAGCAATCCTTATCTGCAGAATTTAAACAAATCACCGAGTACGGCTTCTCCTTCCTAGAGGAAGCACACCAAAACTACCGTCGCAAAGACTTCGGCGCGGTGTTTGAAAAGTATTTAAATAATTAA
- a CDS encoding IucA/IucC family protein — protein sequence MGDKQLTAYLGQDVVLEVPVQHVYQLRQFDIKGDITFITKEQKETVKDPCQLVDLLALSPTILEKDDLQAFKLEVENSVYNYALGLTSVPIRFASLPKENSVWEYVTNQSTNFSPLTFFEQLVIQGHTIHPCSRTRLGMAAEAVTTYAPEWGSDFEVPVVAVHQRHVHVTNKEGEGITELLLKDYPSFQAQLKKQLGEEWKQYELIPVHPWQLENTIIPRYQKEITEKVVVPLEKISIPMSALVSFRSLSPTGSKRLHHIKTAINVQMTSAVRTVSAASTINGPKLSVILEQLEREANVQFLQEKSGIHFIPSEHLSDTDKNFYEKNLASIIRENPEAKLHTGEVAMPGVSLLAPSPFTNKMVIEELIQSLAEKENLSQEAATKAFLQKYVDVVLPGVLTLMTKFGISLEVHLQNAVIVFQDKLPKRLLIRDNGGVRIMPSRLGQEVDIDNRTNLLTDEAKDLHAIFSHAVIHNHLGEIIVALTRKGLSKEETLWNIVRTKIEEVFSRLPHAEMDREAILAPTTTMKALVKMRLSDAFMDNLYVTLPNPLHLKEVKQP from the coding sequence TTGGGGGATAAGCAGCTGACTGCATACTTAGGGCAGGATGTGGTGCTGGAGGTTCCAGTTCAACACGTGTATCAGTTACGTCAGTTCGATATAAAAGGTGACATTACCTTTATCACTAAGGAACAAAAAGAAACGGTCAAAGACCCTTGTCAACTAGTGGATTTGCTTGCACTTTCTCCAACTATTTTAGAGAAAGATGACTTGCAAGCTTTTAAATTAGAAGTGGAAAACAGTGTGTACAACTATGCGTTAGGTTTGACCAGTGTACCTATCAGGTTTGCGTCGTTACCAAAAGAAAACTCAGTATGGGAGTATGTAACGAATCAATCCACCAACTTTAGTCCGTTAACCTTCTTTGAACAGCTGGTGATTCAAGGTCACACCATTCATCCATGTTCCAGAACGAGATTAGGCATGGCAGCAGAAGCTGTTACGACCTATGCACCAGAATGGGGGTCGGATTTTGAGGTCCCTGTCGTTGCGGTTCATCAACGACATGTCCATGTGACCAACAAAGAGGGAGAAGGGATTACTGAATTACTGCTGAAAGATTACCCTTCCTTTCAAGCACAACTGAAGAAGCAATTAGGGGAAGAGTGGAAGCAGTACGAACTCATCCCTGTCCATCCCTGGCAATTAGAGAATACAATTATTCCAAGATACCAAAAAGAGATAACGGAAAAAGTGGTTGTGCCACTAGAAAAAATCAGCATCCCTATGTCCGCTTTGGTGTCGTTCCGTTCTCTTTCACCAACAGGTTCAAAACGTTTACACCATATTAAAACGGCTATTAATGTTCAGATGACAAGCGCGGTTCGAACGGTGTCAGCAGCTTCTACCATCAACGGCCCGAAGCTTTCCGTGATTCTCGAACAACTAGAGAGGGAAGCAAATGTTCAGTTTTTACAAGAAAAATCGGGAATTCACTTTATCCCTTCTGAACATCTCTCGGATACGGATAAGAATTTCTATGAGAAGAATCTTGCTTCCATCATTAGAGAAAATCCCGAAGCGAAGTTACATACCGGAGAGGTTGCCATGCCAGGTGTCTCCCTTCTTGCACCATCACCGTTCACAAACAAAATGGTCATAGAAGAGCTCATTCAAAGTCTTGCGGAAAAAGAAAATCTATCGCAAGAAGCGGCCACAAAAGCTTTCCTACAAAAATATGTAGATGTGGTGCTACCAGGAGTTCTCACGTTAATGACGAAGTTTGGCATTAGTCTAGAAGTCCACTTGCAGAATGCTGTTATCGTCTTTCAAGATAAACTGCCAAAACGACTACTCATCCGTGATAACGGTGGCGTTAGAATTATGCCTTCACGATTAGGTCAAGAAGTAGACATTGATAACAGAACAAACCTACTAACAGATGAAGCAAAAGATCTGCACGCCATTTTCTCTCATGCCGTCATTCACAATCACTTGGGTGAAATTATTGTGGCTTTGACAAGAAAAGGATTAAGTAAGGAAGAAACGCTCTGGAACATTGTCCGTACAAAGATAGAAGAGGTGTTTTCACGACTTCCACATGCAGAAATGGACCGAGAAGCCATCCTTGCTCCAACGACAACCATGAAAGCACTCGTGAAAATGAGACTTTCTGATGCATTTATGGATAATTTGTACGTTACATTACCGAATCCCTTACATCTGAAGGAGGTGAAACAACCATGA
- a CDS encoding IucA/IucC family protein — protein sequence MKALQLKNQNMLKEEQEVYEFLQQKMPEYAPRYISLLSKGRKGILHKLASGILRENIDDSYLNAVTRKGTSETWGESHLPSYFFTWIKTMPLSHNGTYKIVERDGRYFVFQIEGEFAYQRVQTTGDILLVTEHGVSAIDTASQLLGEFYQNSASPENFEGFIVELDNGTANATLSYLYEEIWSHQVRVEGKERNVCNLWDYIREKQLEDPSFSTALFFEQLAVEGHHLHPGAKTKTGLRVDNVFRYSPEFHQTFSVRFVAVHRTLLRTTEEGGFLETVLPSVHAKGMRELQDRGFEASEYDILPVHPWQYKFALASIYEEEIRREQLLFLPNVTLKAKATSSFRTVYPLEKSAPGIKLAVNSQMTSTVRSISTNTALNTTSFSAMIDEIKKREPHLTSFVPINEIAGAAFPSGDNLKSRNLSVLLRESIEDKLEPGEIAIAGSSLYAKSPFSTKTIVQEMVDSYKKDVVGFFEDYVDKSLAGFLTLMVKYGVALEGHLQNSVPVMKDGEITRFFFRDWGGARIYKPRLENQGVSISFEENSVSITNSIRDMHDKLYYTVFQNHYGEVIRQLVLHYDVSELSLWQLVKQKCKEILSTLREEVCVEDDSTFIFQPIVQHKSLTTMRLKDGKGYEYNEVPNPLSWDGVSNE from the coding sequence ATGAAGGCACTTCAACTTAAGAATCAAAACATGCTAAAAGAAGAACAAGAAGTGTATGAGTTTCTTCAGCAGAAAATGCCGGAGTATGCACCTCGTTACATTTCTCTGTTATCCAAAGGCCGAAAGGGTATATTGCATAAACTCGCATCTGGTATCCTCCGAGAAAATATAGATGATAGTTACCTTAACGCAGTTACTCGTAAAGGGACCAGTGAGACTTGGGGAGAAAGCCATCTACCTTCCTATTTCTTTACTTGGATCAAAACAATGCCTCTCAGTCACAATGGCACCTACAAAATTGTGGAGAGAGATGGTCGTTACTTTGTTTTCCAAATAGAAGGAGAGTTTGCCTACCAGCGAGTGCAGACGACAGGGGATATTCTCCTCGTCACAGAACACGGTGTTTCTGCGATAGATACGGCGTCTCAATTACTAGGTGAGTTCTACCAAAACAGCGCTTCTCCTGAAAATTTCGAAGGCTTCATCGTGGAGTTGGATAACGGAACTGCGAATGCTACGCTTTCCTACTTGTATGAAGAAATCTGGTCACATCAGGTTCGAGTAGAGGGGAAGGAGCGGAATGTGTGCAATCTGTGGGATTATATTCGTGAAAAACAGCTAGAAGATCCATCGTTCTCAACGGCTCTTTTCTTTGAACAATTAGCGGTAGAAGGCCACCATTTGCACCCTGGTGCCAAGACGAAAACAGGGCTTCGAGTAGATAATGTCTTTCGTTATTCACCTGAGTTTCACCAGACGTTTTCTGTTCGATTTGTTGCAGTACATCGAACGTTACTTCGTACTACAGAGGAAGGTGGATTCTTAGAAACAGTTCTTCCAAGTGTTCATGCAAAAGGAATGAGAGAGCTGCAGGATAGAGGGTTTGAAGCTAGTGAATATGATATCTTGCCAGTCCATCCATGGCAGTATAAGTTTGCGCTTGCCTCTATTTATGAAGAGGAAATCAGAAGAGAACAATTGTTATTTTTACCTAACGTAACTCTTAAAGCGAAGGCAACATCTTCATTCCGAACAGTGTATCCACTGGAAAAGTCAGCGCCAGGAATTAAACTCGCGGTAAACAGCCAAATGACGTCAACGGTTCGATCTATTTCCACGAACACGGCGTTAAATACGACGTCATTTTCAGCAATGATAGATGAGATAAAAAAGAGAGAACCACACTTAACAAGCTTTGTACCCATAAACGAGATTGCAGGTGCGGCATTTCCTTCTGGGGATAATTTGAAGAGCAGGAATCTCTCTGTCTTGTTAAGAGAAAGTATAGAAGATAAGTTGGAACCAGGAGAAATAGCGATAGCGGGTTCATCCTTGTACGCGAAGTCTCCATTTTCTACGAAAACAATCGTGCAAGAAATGGTGGATAGCTACAAGAAGGATGTTGTTGGATTCTTTGAAGACTACGTGGATAAGAGTTTAGCTGGATTTTTAACGCTGATGGTCAAGTATGGCGTGGCGTTAGAGGGGCATTTGCAAAACAGTGTACCTGTGATGAAAGACGGAGAAATTACGCGCTTTTTCTTCCGCGATTGGGGCGGTGCGAGAATTTACAAGCCGAGGCTAGAGAATCAGGGAGTTTCTATTTCCTTCGAAGAAAATTCGGTATCCATTACCAATAGTATACGAGACATGCATGATAAACTTTATTACACGGTGTTCCAAAACCATTATGGGGAGGTCATTCGTCAGCTCGTCCTGCATTACGACGTTTCGGAATTATCTTTATGGCAATTGGTCAAACAGAAATGTAAAGAGATCCTGTCGACATTAAGGGAAGAAGTTTGTGTGGAGGACGATTCGACGTTCATATTCCAACCAATCGTGCAACATAAATCGCTTACTACCATGAGATTGAAAGATGGAAAAGGCTATGAGTATAACGAAGTGCCAAATCCACTTTCTTGGGATGGCGTTTCAAATGAGTGA
- a CDS encoding MFS transporter codes for MSDKTLLWRQGFSLRKRKESVFYRFLTGTFIVRTTDWMDLTILNWFVFQWTGSPVALGILNACRLLPTLLISFPTGVMADRFDRQKLLIISNIGVFCFTMLLALIVFLQWSISWLFVLVVGRSLFMTLEVTVRNAFLSNVVSKEFLPKAISLQTMLINVSRMIGPAIAGWLLVFTEVWLLFFIVAFGSLVAIAFLGKLEITTEKPKVRKSLESKQWRETIGYIKQNPLLLSILLFAIAPMIFGFPYTTMLPLFVDQLMGLGPSGLGILLSVSSLGAIIATAVLTVTTLPKGRTLVLSALCFGGFLMMWMLASSSYILSLIAMGAIGFFSQLYRTTSRIALQLQTSDEWRGRVLSIALMDRAYIPLGAIIIGFVASLFGPAAAGWLMGVGCVTSVLLILWRRKEIWSM; via the coding sequence ATGAGTGACAAAACACTCCTTTGGAGGCAAGGATTTTCATTAAGAAAACGAAAAGAAAGCGTCTTTTATCGTTTTTTAACAGGGACGTTCATTGTGAGGACAACCGATTGGATGGATTTAACGATACTCAATTGGTTTGTCTTTCAGTGGACGGGTTCCCCGGTAGCGCTAGGAATTTTAAACGCTTGTCGTTTATTACCGACTCTGTTGATTAGCTTTCCTACAGGTGTGATGGCAGATCGTTTTGACCGCCAAAAGCTGTTAATTATCAGTAATATAGGTGTGTTTTGTTTCACGATGTTGCTCGCACTCATTGTTTTTTTACAATGGTCGATTAGTTGGTTATTCGTCTTGGTGGTCGGTCGATCGTTGTTTATGACATTAGAAGTTACGGTACGAAATGCTTTCTTATCCAACGTGGTTTCGAAAGAATTTTTACCAAAAGCAATATCCCTGCAAACGATGCTTATTAACGTATCCCGTATGATTGGACCTGCCATTGCAGGGTGGCTACTAGTTTTCACAGAGGTTTGGCTCTTATTTTTTATCGTCGCGTTTGGATCGCTGGTTGCTATCGCGTTCCTTGGGAAGTTGGAAATTACGACAGAGAAGCCTAAAGTCAGAAAGAGCTTAGAAAGCAAACAATGGCGAGAGACAATTGGGTATATCAAACAAAATCCGTTACTGCTTTCCATCCTCTTATTTGCTATAGCTCCTATGATTTTTGGTTTTCCATATACCACTATGCTCCCTCTTTTTGTAGATCAGTTGATGGGATTAGGGCCTAGTGGATTAGGCATTTTATTGTCTGTCTCTTCTTTGGGCGCTATTATTGCGACTGCGGTTTTAACCGTCACAACTCTTCCAAAGGGTCGCACGTTAGTGTTATCGGCACTTTGTTTTGGGGGATTTTTAATGATGTGGATGCTGGCTTCATCGAGTTATATTTTATCCCTAATCGCTATGGGAGCCATAGGATTCTTCAGCCAGCTATACCGTACCACGAGTCGTATTGCACTCCAACTTCAAACGAGTGACGAATGGAGAGGGAGAGTGCTGAGCATCGCCCTAATGGACCGAGCCTATATTCCACTTGGCGCTATAATCATCGGTTTTGTCGCGAGTCTTTTTGGTCCTGCAGCAGCAGGTTGGCTGATGGGAGTGGGCTGTGTCACAAGTGTCTTGTTAATTTTATGGAGAAGAAAAGAAATTTGGAGTATGTAA
- a CDS encoding type III PLP-dependent enzyme — MQEIVDIVTKHAKKEPACAYVYDLKFLKAHVERMKESLPANCQLFYAMKANPDDKIIQTLSPVVDGFEIASRGELERVSSYVNNQIIFGGPGKKDEEIRQLIQTNVCLINVESVHDLHRIAYLAEHAGTQAPVMLRVNLNRNVSESKLKMSGVPTQFGIEEDDIPQVIAEALSHPSLELKGFHFHAMSNNLDAHAHIKFVDLCLELSHKWQCDFAISAPIVDVGGGIGINYWNPREAFDWDLFADGLREVVERHASLTIILEIGRFMTAECGFYVTEVLDVKENHGEVFVVLRGGTHHLRLPAAWKMSHPFVAIPVDKWSYPFERPGVQGRKVNIVGELCTPNDVLVRQESVEEVRAGDLIVFTHAGAYAWTISHHDFLSHPYPEVFYLE, encoded by the coding sequence GTGCAAGAGATTGTGGATATCGTAACGAAGCACGCAAAGAAAGAACCAGCTTGTGCGTATGTGTATGACTTGAAATTCTTAAAAGCCCATGTGGAAAGGATGAAGGAAAGTCTACCTGCCAATTGTCAGCTATTTTACGCGATGAAGGCGAACCCGGACGACAAGATTATCCAGACACTATCCCCAGTAGTGGACGGTTTCGAGATTGCGTCACGTGGTGAGTTAGAAAGAGTTTCCTCCTATGTGAATAACCAAATTATCTTCGGTGGACCTGGAAAAAAAGACGAGGAAATCCGACAATTAATTCAAACAAACGTTTGTTTAATAAACGTCGAAAGTGTGCACGATCTGCATCGCATCGCCTATTTAGCAGAGCATGCAGGTACGCAAGCGCCCGTTATGTTGCGAGTTAACTTGAATCGAAACGTGTCGGAAAGCAAACTTAAAATGTCAGGTGTACCAACGCAATTTGGCATAGAAGAAGATGACATTCCACAAGTAATTGCGGAAGCATTAAGTCATCCTTCTTTGGAGTTGAAAGGTTTCCATTTCCACGCAATGTCCAATAATCTAGATGCACATGCACATATAAAATTTGTAGATCTCTGCCTGGAACTTTCTCACAAGTGGCAATGTGACTTCGCCATCTCTGCGCCAATTGTAGATGTTGGAGGAGGCATCGGTATTAATTACTGGAACCCAAGAGAAGCCTTTGACTGGGACCTTTTTGCTGACGGATTACGGGAAGTGGTGGAGCGACATGCGAGTTTAACGATAATTCTAGAGATCGGGCGTTTCATGACAGCGGAGTGTGGATTCTACGTGACGGAAGTGCTGGACGTAAAAGAAAACCACGGCGAAGTCTTCGTAGTCTTAAGGGGTGGAACTCACCACTTGCGTTTACCAGCAGCGTGGAAAATGAGTCACCCATTCGTGGCAATTCCTGTGGATAAATGGAGTTACCCATTTGAGAGGCCAGGAGTGCAAGGGCGAAAAGTGAACATAGTGGGCGAGTTATGCACACCGAACGACGTCTTGGTGCGCCAAGAGTCGGTGGAAGAAGTGCGAGCGGGTGATTTAATTGTATTCACCCACGCGGGAGCATACGCGTGGACCATCTCGCACCACGATTTCTTGAGTCACCCGTATCCGGAAGTGTTTTATTTGGAGTAG